Proteins encoded in a region of the Halorussus sp. MSC15.2 genome:
- a CDS encoding KEOPS complex subunit Pcc1 has product MGDPIVGRDDRTRDATPSSDGSSRPHDATLRFEYESPARARAVARAVAQEVGEIDGDRSAAAVERDAESVVVRVVADDLVALRAGCNTWGSLVEVAERTSGLA; this is encoded by the coding sequence ATGGGCGACCCCATCGTCGGCAGGGACGACCGAACCCGAGACGCGACGCCGTCGAGCGACGGGTCTTCCCGACCGCACGACGCGACGCTCAGATTCGAGTACGAGTCGCCTGCGCGTGCCCGCGCGGTGGCCCGCGCAGTCGCGCAGGAGGTCGGCGAAATCGACGGCGACCGCTCGGCGGCGGCGGTCGAACGCGACGCCGAGTCGGTCGTCGTCCGCGTCGTCGCCGACGACCTCGTGGCGCTGCGCGCGGGGTGCAACACGTGGGGGTCGCTGGTCGAAGTCGCCGAGCGAACGTCCGGACTGGCGTAG
- a CDS encoding 50S ribosomal protein L37ae, which produces MADRTKSRTGSAGRFGARYGRVARKRVAEIESDMNDDHTCPECGTDDVDRQGTGIWQCGKCGYKYAGGTYRPETPAGRTVKRSIRAALGEDEE; this is translated from the coding sequence ATGGCCGACCGAACCAAGAGTCGAACCGGCAGTGCCGGTCGATTCGGGGCGCGATACGGGCGTGTCGCCCGCAAGCGCGTCGCCGAGATTGAGAGCGACATGAACGACGACCACACCTGCCCCGAGTGCGGCACTGACGACGTGGACCGGCAGGGAACCGGAATCTGGCAGTGCGGCAAGTGCGGCTATAAGTACGCCGGCGGTACCTACCGCCCCGAGACGCCCGCCGGCCGCACGGTCAAACGCTCTATCCGGGCCGCCCTCGGCGAAGACGAAGAATGA
- a CDS encoding prefoldin subunit beta — MQGNLPPEAQEKLEELQDLQETAQQVAVQKNQAETQLTEAQNALDELENIDEDTTMYREVGELFVKTDFDEAQDDLEEKVDSLEIRVETLEKQEERVQEQFESLQSELQDMLGGGPGGPQGPGMGGGPGGA; from the coding sequence ATGCAGGGTAATCTGCCACCGGAAGCGCAGGAGAAGCTCGAAGAGCTGCAGGACCTTCAGGAGACCGCACAGCAGGTCGCCGTCCAGAAGAATCAGGCCGAGACGCAACTGACCGAGGCCCAGAACGCCCTCGACGAACTCGAGAACATCGACGAGGACACTACGATGTACCGAGAGGTCGGTGAACTGTTCGTCAAGACCGACTTCGACGAGGCCCAAGACGACCTCGAAGAGAAGGTCGACAGTCTCGAAATCCGCGTCGAGACGCTCGAGAAGCAGGAAGAGCGCGTTCAGGAGCAGTTCGAGAGCCTCCAGTCGGAGCTTCAGGACATGCTCGGTGGCGGCCCCGGCGGTCCGCAGGGCCCGGGCATGGGCGGCGGTCCCGGCGGCGCATAG
- the bioD gene encoding dethiobiotin synthase, whose protein sequence is MTARPNLAVVGTDTGVGKTVVTAAVVARLRDRGLDARAVKPAQTGYPPDDDAGFVAEACGSDEAATCLRRLEPPLAPAVAAEQSGESLDYAELRDGCRRAMARSEVAVVEGIGGLRVPLADGREVADLVADLDVPALVVARSGLGTLNHTALTVTALRRRGVAVSGVVLNEFEGATTAERTNPAVVAEMTDANVGTVPPVAFDRPTTAVSAVESELPGSVLPDELA, encoded by the coding sequence ATGACCGCGCGACCGAACCTCGCGGTCGTCGGGACGGACACCGGCGTCGGCAAGACGGTCGTGACGGCCGCAGTGGTGGCGCGGCTCCGGGACCGGGGACTCGACGCGCGGGCCGTCAAACCGGCCCAGACCGGCTATCCGCCGGACGACGACGCCGGGTTCGTCGCCGAGGCGTGCGGCAGCGACGAGGCCGCCACCTGCCTCCGGCGACTCGAACCGCCGCTGGCTCCGGCGGTGGCGGCCGAGCAGTCCGGGGAGTCGCTGGACTACGCCGAACTGCGAGACGGCTGTCGGCGCGCGATGGCCCGGAGCGAGGTCGCCGTCGTCGAGGGAATCGGCGGTCTGCGGGTTCCGCTCGCGGACGGGCGGGAGGTCGCCGACCTCGTGGCGGACCTCGACGTTCCGGCGCTCGTCGTCGCTCGGTCCGGACTCGGGACGCTCAACCACACGGCGCTGACCGTGACGGCGCTTCGGCGGCGCGGGGTCGCGGTGTCGGGCGTCGTCCTCAACGAGTTCGAGGGGGCGACGACCGCCGAGCGGACGAATCCGGCGGTCGTCGCCGAGATGACCGACGCGAACGTCGGGACGGTACCGCCGGTCGCGTTCGACCGGCCGACGACGGCGGTCTCCGCGGTCGAATCGGAACTGCCCGGGTCGGTACTCCCCGACGAGTTGGCCTGA
- a CDS encoding 8-amino-7-oxononanoate synthase, with translation MSDREATPDRGFDPETVLADREARGLRRHRRPAEEVAARTRFAPDPKGDRPRFGRERLVFAANDYLGLADDSRVERAASAAAREVGTGAGASRLVTGDTRLHRALERDIAETKRTERALVFSSGYAANVGTIGALAPDVVFSDELNHASIVDGCRLSGTETVVYDHCDADALATVMAERARETDPTADERWLVVTDSVFSMDGTVAPLGAVCDVAERHGAWVMVDEAHATGLHEDGGGVVQREGLSDRVDVQMGTLSKALAAQGGYVAGDESLVELLVNEARSFVYSTGLAPPAAGAAREALRIAREGDLRESFWSNVEYLREGLESLGFDVLGDSHVLPVLVGDRADAVALADGLRELGVVAPAIRPPTVPDGTSRIRVAPMATHTADDLDACLDAFEAEATRLDLP, from the coding sequence ATGTCGGACCGAGAGGCGACACCCGACAGAGGGTTCGACCCCGAGACGGTCCTCGCCGACCGCGAGGCGCGAGGACTCCGACGGCACCGCCGTCCCGCGGAGGAAGTCGCGGCCCGAACCCGGTTCGCCCCGGACCCGAAGGGCGACCGGCCGCGGTTCGGTCGCGAGCGACTCGTGTTCGCCGCGAACGACTACCTCGGACTCGCCGACGACTCACGGGTCGAGCGCGCGGCCTCGGCGGCCGCGCGCGAAGTGGGGACCGGCGCGGGCGCGAGCCGACTCGTCACGGGCGACACTCGCCTCCACCGGGCGCTCGAACGCGACATCGCCGAGACCAAACGCACCGAGCGCGCGCTCGTCTTCTCGTCGGGCTACGCCGCGAACGTCGGGACCATCGGCGCGCTCGCACCCGACGTGGTCTTCTCCGACGAACTGAACCACGCCAGCATCGTGGACGGCTGTCGGCTCTCCGGGACCGAGACCGTCGTGTACGACCACTGCGACGCCGACGCGCTCGCGACCGTGATGGCCGAGCGCGCCCGCGAGACCGACCCGACCGCGGACGAGCGCTGGCTGGTCGTGACCGACAGCGTGTTCAGCATGGACGGAACGGTCGCGCCCCTCGGCGCGGTCTGCGACGTCGCCGAACGCCACGGCGCGTGGGTCATGGTGGACGAGGCCCACGCGACCGGCCTCCACGAGGACGGTGGCGGCGTCGTCCAGCGCGAGGGTCTCTCGGACAGGGTGGACGTCCAGATGGGAACGCTGTCGAAGGCGCTGGCCGCGCAGGGCGGGTACGTCGCGGGCGACGAGTCGCTCGTGGAGTTGCTCGTCAACGAGGCGCGGTCGTTCGTCTACTCCACGGGACTCGCGCCGCCGGCCGCCGGGGCCGCTCGTGAAGCCCTCCGCATCGCCCGGGAGGGCGACCTCCGCGAGTCGTTCTGGTCGAACGTCGAGTACCTCCGAGAGGGGCTGGAGTCGCTCGGGTTCGACGTCCTCGGCGATTCCCACGTTCTCCCGGTGTTGGTCGGCGACCGTGCCGACGCCGTGGCGCTGGCCGACGGACTCCGGGAACTGGGCGTGGTCGCTCCGGCTATCCGGCCGCCGACGGTCCCCGACGGTACGAGTCGGATTCGCGTCGCGCCGATGGCGACCCACACCGCCGACGACCTCGACGCGTGTCTCGACGCGTTCGAGGCCGAGGCGACTCGACTCGACCTGCCATGA
- a CDS encoding DNA-directed RNA polymerase subunit P encodes MSYKCSRCKRDVELDEYGGVRCPYCGHRVLLKERSRDVKEVGVR; translated from the coding sequence ATGAGCTACAAGTGTTCGCGGTGTAAGCGCGACGTGGAACTCGACGAGTACGGCGGCGTTCGGTGTCCCTACTGCGGCCACCGCGTCCTCCTGAAAGAGCGGAGCCGCGACGTGAAGGAAGTCGGCGTGCGGTAA
- a CDS encoding DUF3194 domain-containing protein, protein MPSDDEVVQTAAEAAEGLILSRLSNSAVKDLDVTVSFEDGVLDVDVYLNAPDAADEEKIAEDAALAARSAVDELFAEDED, encoded by the coding sequence ATGCCGAGTGACGACGAAGTCGTCCAGACGGCCGCCGAAGCCGCCGAGGGTCTGATATTATCTCGACTCTCGAACTCGGCGGTCAAGGACCTCGACGTGACCGTCTCGTTCGAGGACGGTGTCCTCGACGTAGATGTGTACCTCAACGCGCCGGACGCGGCCGACGAGGAGAAAATCGCCGAGGACGCCGCACTCGCGGCCCGGTCGGCCGTGGACGAGTTGTTCGCCGAAGACGAGGACTGA